A section of the Actinomycetes bacterium genome encodes:
- a CDS encoding ATP-binding protein, with translation MPASKARMDRKRAYRVFPGRPDQVGPARSFVAAALGRGAPAREVAALLTSEAVTNAVLHTASGHEEGTLTVEYVLTDGTLRVEVRDGGAPTEPRRRVHHVESVTGRGLDLFDALCHRWGVEGGPDGRVVWFELDVHHEEVGDGAGGGPVRPGTPRSEQGPLRSGPAGGPAARSAARHPAA, from the coding sequence ATGCCGGCGTCGAAGGCGAGGATGGACAGGAAGCGCGCGTACCGGGTCTTCCCGGGCCGTCCCGACCAGGTCGGGCCGGCCCGGAGCTTCGTCGCTGCCGCGCTCGGCCGTGGCGCTCCCGCCCGTGAGGTCGCCGCGCTGCTGACCAGCGAGGCGGTCACCAACGCGGTGCTCCACACCGCGTCGGGCCACGAGGAGGGCACCCTGACCGTCGAGTACGTCCTGACCGACGGGACCCTCCGGGTCGAGGTGCGCGACGGCGGCGCCCCCACCGAGCCGCGGCGGCGCGTCCACCACGTGGAGTCGGTCACCGGGCGTGGACTCGACCTGTTCGACGCGTTGTGCCACCGCTGGGGCGTCGAGGGGGGCCCGGACGGCCGGGTGGTGTGGTTCGAGCTCGACGTGCACCATGAGGAGGTAGGGGATGGAGCTGGAGGTGGGCCCGTTCGACCCGGCACTCCACGTTCGGAGCAGGGACCATTACGAAGCGGTCCGGCGGGAGGCCCAGCTGCTCGATCTGCTGCCCGACACCCCGCCGCATAG
- a CDS encoding biotin carboxylase N-terminal domain-containing protein — MRPSGSRRPFRAVLVANRGEIAVRVLRACREAGLVGIAVHSDPDARALHVREADRAVAIGGAAVAESYLDAGRLLAAAREAGAQAVHPGYGLLSENAAFARAVQAAGLVWIGPPADAIEQMGDKLAARRAVLAAGVEPVPGTTEPVAGPGEVVAFGQRHGWPVAVKAAAGGGGRGIRVVRAPGEAAEALAAAAREAAAAFGDPACYLERFFERPRHVEVQVLADGHGTIVHLGERDCSVQRRHQKLVEEAPAPGLPAAVRERLTAWAVAAAKACGYVGAGTVEFLWEPESGGAWFLEMNTRLQVEHPVTELVTGVDIVQAQLRVAAGEPLGLAQEDVRVTGHAIECRVNAEDPGRGFLPTSGPVTALAWPGGPGVRVDAGYETGDVVSPFYDDLLGKVVAWGPDRAAAIARMARALDATRVEGVASTVPALRRILASEDFGRSRHWTTWLEETLDLTDLAAVAPGGEPRGEPDFTVTVDGAAWPVRLYRHRPSDLAAKGADELAKVVSPLAGTLVRLEVAPGQAVAAGTLLAVVEAMKMETPLRAPFAGTVIAVEYAAGDAVSAGQPVVVLEGGPEADPLSESGRA, encoded by the coding sequence GTGAGGCCGTCGGGCTCCCGGCGCCCGTTCCGCGCCGTCCTGGTCGCCAACCGGGGCGAGATCGCCGTGCGGGTGCTGCGCGCCTGCCGCGAGGCGGGCCTGGTCGGGATCGCAGTCCACTCCGACCCGGACGCGCGGGCACTGCACGTCCGCGAGGCCGACCGCGCGGTCGCCATCGGCGGCGCCGCGGTCGCCGAGTCCTACCTGGACGCCGGGCGCCTGCTCGCCGCCGCCCGCGAGGCCGGGGCGCAGGCGGTCCACCCCGGCTACGGGCTGCTCAGCGAGAACGCCGCGTTCGCGAGGGCAGTCCAGGCGGCCGGGCTGGTCTGGATCGGCCCGCCCGCCGACGCCATCGAGCAGATGGGCGACAAGCTGGCCGCCCGCCGGGCGGTGCTGGCAGCCGGGGTCGAGCCGGTGCCGGGGACGACCGAGCCGGTGGCCGGGCCCGGCGAGGTGGTCGCGTTCGGCCAGCGGCACGGCTGGCCGGTCGCGGTCAAGGCCGCCGCCGGCGGCGGCGGCCGCGGCATCCGGGTGGTGCGCGCCCCCGGGGAGGCGGCCGAGGCGCTGGCCGCGGCCGCGCGCGAGGCGGCCGCCGCGTTCGGCGACCCCGCCTGCTACCTCGAGCGCTTCTTCGAGCGGCCCCGCCACGTCGAGGTGCAGGTGCTCGCCGACGGCCACGGCACCATCGTGCACCTGGGCGAGCGCGACTGCTCGGTGCAGCGCCGCCACCAGAAGCTGGTCGAGGAGGCCCCGGCGCCGGGCCTGCCCGCCGCGGTGCGGGAACGGCTGACCGCCTGGGCGGTGGCCGCGGCCAAGGCGTGCGGCTACGTCGGCGCGGGCACGGTGGAGTTCCTCTGGGAGCCGGAGTCGGGCGGCGCCTGGTTCCTCGAGATGAACACCCGGCTCCAGGTCGAGCACCCGGTCACCGAGCTGGTCACCGGGGTCGACATCGTCCAGGCCCAGCTCCGGGTGGCCGCCGGCGAGCCGCTCGGGCTCGCCCAGGAGGACGTCCGGGTGACCGGGCACGCGATCGAGTGCCGCGTCAACGCCGAGGACCCGGGCCGGGGCTTCCTGCCCACCTCCGGCCCGGTCACGGCACTGGCCTGGCCCGGCGGCCCGGGCGTGCGCGTGGACGCCGGCTACGAGACCGGCGACGTGGTCTCCCCGTTCTACGACGACCTGCTCGGCAAGGTGGTCGCCTGGGGCCCCGACCGGGCCGCGGCGATCGCCAGGATGGCACGGGCCCTGGATGCCACCCGGGTCGAGGGCGTCGCCTCCACCGTGCCCGCGCTCCGGCGCATCCTCGCGTCCGAGGACTTCGGCCGGTCCCGGCACTGGACGACCTGGCTCGAGGAGACCCTGGACCTCACCGACCTGGCCGCGGTCGCGCCCGGCGGCGAGCCGCGCGGCGAGCCGGACTTCACCGTCACCGTGGACGGCGCGGCGTGGCCGGTCCGCCTCTACCGCCACCGGCCCTCGGACCTGGCTGCGAAGGGCGCCGACGAACTGGCCAAGGTCGTCTCTCCCCTGGCCGGCACCCTGGTCCGGCTCGAGGTCGCGCCCGGCCAGGCGGTGGCCGCGGGGACGCTGCTCGCGGTGGTCGAGGCGATGAAGATGGAGACTCCGCTGCGGGCGCCATTCGCCGGGACCGTGATCGCGGTAGAGTACGCTGCCGGGGATGCGGTCTCCGCCGGCCAGCCGGTAGTGGTACTGGAAGGCGGCCCGGAAGCCGATCCCCTGTCGGAGAGCGGGCGAGCATAG
- a CDS encoding right-handed parallel beta-helix repeat-containing protein — protein sequence MLVVLVVLVGVVLATAGPARAAAAYWVAQGPGCSDAGPGTQTQPFCTIAKAAKVAGPDATVTVSAGTYREKATVVLGGAPGQPVTFQAQGEVVVLGTIDASARPWTPASGSAYSTPWSEAVAPKQVFVDGVLLAPATAPDAMGPGTWYHDAAGLVLYVHTADGSSPAGHQVEVGRQTQGFQATGKSDVVIDGFTFDGQNGSAVDLRDGARLTVRGVTVRNSGSYGILLSNTTASSVTGSEVLDAASHGVLVHGGSQATVAGNRTHDNRFHGIALQGLADSVIEANQSWANARPSVRSAAGISVDQDAATGHRSANLVLRRNVLHDNQDSGISTLGDTQGCRYEDNLSYANGDHGFDVLNSPNNTFYANTSVGNHKDGLSVEGSSTGTRILGNVAVDNGTTTSEYDLYVDASSGPSVVSDSNLFFNTDPAVPPVKWNGVVYPTVAAYASASGQDTHARSADPLFADRAAGDFHLLAGSPAVDSGTSVPGDYPATDLEGSSRVNDDSAPNTGQGPTAWYDMGAFERQGHEVVVPTAPTGVTATAGDESATVSWTAPPAPPGAPILSYTVRASAGGPTVTAPGPATSATVGGLTNGSSYTFTVSATNEVGEGSESDPTGPVTPTDTSAPGPVSGFSATASEGQVALSWANPGDTDLAGVVVQMAQGATPPASPAEGTRVYQDTGTAATVTGLSAGTTYSFAAFAYDEVPNYSAAATATATTPVPTSLQATASPSVVSYGQAASVSGTLTEGAGAAPVAGATVTLRARPAGGSAWSPVGTGTTSASGAVTIGHSPTENVEYQLAYAGGPGLLASTSATVPVGVRPLLTASLSPKQIKPGKTATIAGTVTPAHAGQQVQLQQLVGGAWQVAQQAVLSGTGTYSFRVQGTATGVFTYRVAKPADADHVATESAPLQLTVR from the coding sequence GTGCTGGTCGTCCTCGTGGTCCTGGTCGGAGTGGTGCTCGCGACGGCGGGGCCCGCCAGGGCCGCCGCGGCCTACTGGGTGGCCCAGGGGCCGGGGTGCAGCGACGCCGGACCGGGCACGCAGACGCAGCCCTTCTGCACGATCGCGAAGGCGGCGAAGGTCGCGGGTCCCGACGCGACCGTAACCGTGTCCGCCGGCACCTACCGCGAGAAGGCGACCGTCGTGCTCGGCGGAGCGCCCGGGCAGCCCGTGACGTTCCAGGCGCAGGGCGAGGTGGTCGTGCTCGGCACCATCGACGCGTCCGCCCGGCCGTGGACGCCGGCGTCGGGGAGCGCGTACAGCACCCCGTGGAGCGAGGCGGTCGCGCCGAAGCAGGTGTTCGTCGACGGCGTGCTGCTCGCCCCGGCCACCGCCCCCGACGCGATGGGGCCGGGCACCTGGTACCACGACGCGGCCGGCCTGGTCCTGTACGTGCACACGGCCGACGGGTCGAGCCCGGCGGGCCACCAGGTCGAGGTCGGCCGACAGACCCAGGGGTTCCAGGCCACCGGCAAGTCCGACGTGGTGATCGACGGGTTCACCTTCGACGGGCAGAACGGCAGCGCCGTTGACCTGCGCGACGGCGCGCGCCTGACGGTCCGCGGCGTGACCGTCCGCAACAGCGGTTCGTACGGGATCCTCCTGTCCAACACCACCGCCTCGTCGGTGACCGGGTCGGAGGTGCTCGACGCGGCGAGCCACGGCGTCCTCGTGCACGGTGGGTCCCAGGCGACCGTCGCCGGCAACCGCACCCACGACAACCGCTTCCACGGCATCGCCCTGCAGGGGCTCGCCGACTCGGTGATCGAGGCGAACCAGAGCTGGGCCAACGCCAGGCCGAGCGTGCGCTCCGCCGCGGGCATCTCGGTCGACCAGGACGCGGCCACGGGCCACCGCTCCGCCAACCTGGTGCTGCGCCGCAACGTCCTCCACGACAACCAGGACTCCGGCATCAGCACCCTGGGCGACACCCAGGGCTGCCGGTACGAGGACAACCTCTCCTACGCCAACGGCGACCACGGCTTCGACGTGCTGAACAGCCCGAACAACACCTTCTACGCCAACACCTCGGTGGGCAACCACAAGGACGGCCTCAGCGTCGAGGGCAGCTCGACCGGCACGCGCATCCTCGGCAACGTCGCGGTCGACAACGGCACCACCACCAGCGAGTACGACCTCTACGTGGACGCCTCGTCGGGCCCGTCGGTCGTGTCCGACTCGAACCTGTTCTTCAACACCGACCCGGCGGTGCCGCCGGTGAAATGGAACGGCGTCGTGTACCCGACGGTCGCCGCCTACGCGTCGGCGAGCGGGCAGGACACGCACGCACGCTCGGCCGACCCGCTCTTCGCCGACCGCGCCGCAGGCGACTTCCACCTGCTCGCCGGCTCGCCCGCGGTCGACTCGGGCACCAGCGTGCCGGGCGACTACCCCGCCACGGACCTGGAGGGAAGCTCGCGGGTCAACGACGACTCGGCGCCCAACACCGGCCAGGGCCCGACCGCCTGGTACGACATGGGCGCCTTCGAGCGCCAGGGGCACGAGGTGGTCGTCCCGACCGCCCCGACCGGGGTGACCGCGACCGCGGGGGACGAGTCCGCCACGGTGAGCTGGACAGCGCCGCCCGCGCCGCCGGGCGCCCCGATCCTCTCCTACACGGTGCGAGCCAGCGCCGGCGGCCCGACCGTCACCGCCCCGGGTCCGGCGACCAGCGCCACCGTCGGGGGGCTCACCAACGGCAGCAGCTACACCTTCACGGTCAGCGCCACCAACGAGGTCGGCGAGGGGTCCGAGTCGGACCCGACCGGGCCGGTCACCCCGACCGACACCAGCGCACCTGGGCCGGTGAGCGGCTTCTCGGCGACCGCGTCCGAGGGCCAGGTCGCGCTCTCCTGGGCCAACCCCGGCGACACGGACCTCGCCGGCGTGGTCGTGCAGATGGCCCAGGGCGCGACACCGCCCGCCTCCCCGGCCGAGGGCACCCGCGTCTACCAGGACACCGGCACGGCGGCGACCGTGACCGGCCTGTCGGCCGGCACCACCTACAGCTTCGCGGCGTTCGCCTACGACGAGGTGCCCAACTACAGCGCGGCGGCCACCGCGACCGCCACCACCCCGGTGCCCACCAGCCTGCAGGCGACCGCCTCACCGTCGGTCGTCAGCTACGGCCAGGCGGCCAGCGTCTCCGGCACCCTCACCGAGGGCGCGGGGGCGGCCCCGGTGGCCGGCGCGACCGTCACCCTGCGCGCCCGGCCGGCCGGCGGCTCGGCCTGGAGTCCCGTCGGCACCGGCACCACCTCGGCGAGCGGGGCGGTCACCATCGGCCACAGCCCTACTGAGAACGTGGAGTACCAGCTCGCCTATGCGGGCGGGCCAGGCCTGCTCGCCAGCACGAGCGCGACCGTGCCCGTCGGCGTGCGGCCGCTCCTCACCGCCTCGCTCAGCCCGAAGCAGATCAAACCGGGCAAGACCGCGACCATCGCCGGGACGGTCACCCCCGCCCACGCCGGGCAGCAGGTGCAGCTCCAGCAGCTCGTCGGGGGCGCCTGGCAGGTCGCGCAGCAGGCCGTCCTGTCCGGCACCGGCACCTACAGCTTCCGGGTGCAGGGCACGGCCACCGGGGTGTTCACCTACCGGGTCGCCAAGCCGGCCGACGCCGACCACGTCGCGACTGAGAGCGCGCCGCTGCAGCTGACGGTGCGCTAG
- a CDS encoding ABC transporter permease, with protein MGRLIAGELLKLRTTRMPLAMLAGMLGLALLAVVAGILTADRVAEQGQGFPLDTDEGVRNIVRSAGSGMFFVLVLGILGFAGEVRHKTITSTFLVCPNRGRVVAAKLVVYALVGLVFAAVSSALTLAVAVPWLSIEGVELGSRAGDVALTVLGVMLASALYGMIGVGVGALVPNQIAAVTVSLLWLLIAEGLLVGLLPSVGKWLPSGAATALTGAAITNGELLPMWAGGLLLAAYGLVFAALATRFTVRRDIT; from the coding sequence ATGGGGCGCCTGATCGCGGGGGAGCTGCTGAAGCTCCGCACGACCCGGATGCCGCTGGCGATGCTGGCCGGGATGCTCGGGCTCGCGCTGCTGGCGGTTGTCGCCGGCATCCTCACCGCCGACCGGGTCGCCGAGCAGGGCCAGGGGTTCCCGCTCGATACCGACGAGGGGGTGCGCAACATCGTCCGCTCGGCCGGATCCGGCATGTTCTTCGTGCTCGTGCTCGGCATCCTGGGGTTCGCCGGGGAGGTCAGGCACAAGACGATCACCAGCACGTTCCTGGTCTGCCCGAACCGGGGGCGGGTGGTCGCGGCCAAGCTGGTCGTGTACGCGCTGGTCGGCCTGGTGTTCGCCGCCGTGTCGTCGGCGCTCACCCTGGCCGTCGCCGTGCCCTGGCTGTCGATCGAGGGGGTCGAGCTCGGCAGCCGCGCCGGCGACGTCGCCCTCACCGTGCTCGGGGTGATGCTCGCGAGCGCGCTGTACGGGATGATCGGCGTCGGCGTGGGCGCGCTGGTCCCCAACCAGATCGCGGCCGTCACCGTCTCGCTGCTGTGGCTGCTGATCGCCGAGGGCCTGCTGGTCGGGCTGCTTCCGTCGGTCGGCAAGTGGCTGCCCAGCGGGGCGGCCACCGCCCTCACCGGGGCCGCGATCACCAACGGCGAGCTGCTGCCCATGTGGGCCGGCGGGCTGCTGCTGGCCGCCTACGGCCTGGTGTTCGCCGCCTTGGCCACCCGCTTCACGGTGCGCCGCGACATCACCTGA
- a CDS encoding PP2C family protein-serine/threonine phosphatase has product MEQVAEPPARLGAAMRALTRGWLLPYLVIVVVTAADLVAGGNLSTVPFLVLSPLLASRLSTDRRQVLAAGVAALGAGVVLGELNHELASAQQIARLVLIVVGTLVALINQGAVRREQSALERSVDTITMAALLVAGVEPQEAYRLLARSSRSLYAADAAAVYRRDGERLLLEAGDRHELIPPMPSRLSRAGTPGAFASRPVEASVRSAAAPEAAMLEARGLGSLLWLPLLDPDGVQTGAIALAWRRRDPRLTAEALAGSQQFADLGARAISGSERARAQAEVLERVQALLLSTPPGWAQGYRVGVRYQSASGLAQIGGDFYDLIEVDDGKGLAFILADARGKGLEASSLASVLKGAFRSLAGEGTSPARLLGRLDRVVAREGGDEDFVTALAGRAYPGGQFVLASAGHPYPLGDGPRPAAVGAPLGLGTRAAEAQVRLHPGQRLVCYTDGLVEARNAAGAFIDRAGFEQAVRSGTLDDALDRLVAMVNEHSADYRADDLALLGLEYAPDQ; this is encoded by the coding sequence ATGGAACAGGTGGCGGAGCCGCCGGCCCGGCTGGGCGCGGCCATGCGTGCGCTGACCCGCGGCTGGCTCCTGCCGTACCTCGTGATCGTGGTCGTGACAGCGGCCGACCTGGTCGCCGGCGGCAACCTCAGCACGGTCCCGTTCCTGGTGCTCAGCCCGCTGCTGGCCAGCCGGCTCTCGACCGACCGGCGCCAGGTGCTCGCCGCCGGGGTGGCCGCCCTGGGCGCCGGCGTCGTGCTCGGCGAGCTCAACCACGAGCTGGCCAGCGCCCAGCAGATCGCCAGGCTCGTGCTGATCGTGGTCGGGACCCTGGTCGCCCTCATCAACCAGGGCGCGGTGCGGCGGGAGCAGTCGGCCCTGGAGCGGTCGGTCGACACCATCACCATGGCCGCCCTGCTCGTCGCCGGGGTCGAGCCGCAGGAGGCCTACCGGCTGCTGGCCCGCTCGTCGCGCAGCCTGTACGCGGCCGACGCGGCCGCGGTGTACCGCCGCGACGGCGAGCGCCTGCTGCTCGAGGCGGGCGACCGGCACGAGCTGATCCCGCCCATGCCCAGCCGCCTGTCCAGGGCTGGCACACCCGGCGCGTTCGCCTCCCGGCCGGTCGAGGCGAGCGTCCGCTCGGCCGCCGCGCCCGAGGCGGCCATGCTGGAGGCACGCGGGCTCGGCAGCCTGCTCTGGCTCCCCCTCCTCGACCCGGACGGCGTGCAGACCGGCGCCATCGCGCTCGCCTGGCGCCGGCGCGACCCGCGCCTGACCGCCGAGGCGCTCGCCGGGTCGCAGCAGTTCGCCGACCTGGGCGCACGGGCCATCTCGGGCTCCGAGCGGGCGCGGGCCCAGGCCGAGGTGCTCGAGCGGGTGCAGGCCCTGCTGCTTTCCACCCCGCCCGGCTGGGCCCAGGGGTACAGGGTCGGGGTCAGGTACCAGTCGGCCAGCGGCCTCGCCCAGATCGGCGGGGACTTCTACGACCTGATCGAGGTCGACGACGGCAAGGGGCTGGCGTTCATCCTGGCCGACGCCCGCGGCAAGGGGCTCGAGGCCAGCTCGCTCGCGTCGGTGCTCAAGGGTGCCTTCCGCAGCCTGGCCGGCGAGGGGACCAGCCCGGCCCGCCTCCTCGGCCGGCTGGACCGCGTGGTCGCCCGCGAGGGTGGCGACGAGGACTTCGTGACCGCGCTGGCCGGCCGCGCCTACCCGGGCGGGCAGTTCGTGCTCGCCTCGGCCGGGCACCCGTACCCGCTCGGGGACGGGCCCCGTCCCGCCGCGGTCGGGGCGCCTCTCGGGCTCGGCACCCGGGCGGCCGAGGCGCAGGTGAGGCTGCACCCGGGCCAGCGCCTGGTCTGCTACACCGACGGCCTGGTCGAGGCGCGCAACGCGGCCGGCGCGTTCATCGACCGGGCCGGGTTCGAGCAGGCGGTGCGGTCCGGCACCCTCGACGACGCCCTGGACCGCCTGGTCGCGATGGTCAACGAGCACAGCGCCGACTACCGGGCCGACGACCTGGCCCTGCTCGGCCTCGAGTACGCCCCCGACCAGTGA
- a CDS encoding acyl-CoA dehydrogenase family protein: protein MDFELAPEQQEFAKIVREFAEEVVAPRAEAMDRAEELDEAVLDQMAAMGLFGLPFPEEYGGMGADYLTLCLAVEELARVDSSVAITLEAAVGLGAMPVYRFGTEEQKQRWLRPLATGERIAAFGLTEPGGGSDAGALRTRAVRDGDDWVVDGTKAFITNAGLPRSGFVVLAAATGERPDGRPEISNVIVPTGTPGYTLGRTYSKVGWHASDTRELSFEGCRVPVENTLGEQGAGLANFLRILEEGRIAVAALATGLCQGCVDESVKYARERQAFGRPISSFQAVAFKIADMELRAHTSRLAWRQAAAKLDAGQPFAREAAIAKLHASEAAVTCAREAVQVHGGYGYMNEFPVARFYRDAKILEIGEGTSEVMRILIARSLGL, encoded by the coding sequence ATGGACTTCGAGCTCGCACCCGAACAGCAGGAGTTCGCCAAGATCGTCCGGGAGTTCGCCGAGGAGGTGGTCGCGCCCAGGGCCGAGGCGATGGACCGCGCCGAGGAGCTGGACGAGGCCGTGCTCGACCAGATGGCCGCGATGGGCCTGTTCGGCCTGCCGTTTCCCGAGGAGTACGGCGGCATGGGGGCCGACTACCTGACCCTGTGCCTGGCCGTCGAGGAGCTGGCCAGGGTGGACTCGTCGGTCGCGATCACCCTGGAGGCCGCCGTCGGCCTCGGGGCCATGCCGGTCTACCGGTTCGGGACCGAGGAGCAAAAGCAGCGCTGGCTCCGGCCGCTGGCCACCGGCGAGCGGATCGCCGCGTTCGGGCTGACCGAGCCGGGCGGCGGCTCCGACGCGGGGGCGCTGCGGACCCGGGCCGTGCGCGACGGCGACGACTGGGTCGTCGACGGGACCAAGGCGTTCATCACCAACGCCGGGCTGCCCCGCTCCGGCTTCGTCGTCTTGGCCGCCGCCACCGGCGAGCGGCCCGACGGCCGCCCCGAGATCAGCAACGTGATCGTGCCGACCGGCACGCCGGGCTACACCCTGGGCAGGACGTACTCCAAGGTCGGCTGGCACGCGTCCGACACCCGGGAGCTCTCCTTCGAGGGCTGCCGGGTCCCGGTCGAGAACACCCTGGGCGAGCAGGGCGCGGGCCTGGCCAACTTCCTGCGCATCCTGGAGGAGGGCCGCATCGCGGTCGCCGCGCTCGCCACGGGGCTCTGCCAGGGCTGCGTGGACGAGAGCGTCAAGTACGCCCGCGAGCGCCAGGCGTTCGGCCGCCCGATCTCGTCGTTCCAGGCCGTGGCGTTCAAGATCGCCGACATGGAGCTGCGCGCCCACACCTCGCGCCTGGCCTGGCGGCAGGCCGCCGCCAAGCTGGACGCCGGGCAGCCGTTCGCCCGCGAGGCGGCCATCGCCAAGCTGCACGCGTCCGAGGCGGCCGTCACCTGCGCCCGCGAGGCGGTCCAGGTCCACGGCGGCTACGGCTACATGAACGAGTTCCCGGTCGCCCGCTTCTACCGCGACGCCAAGATCCTCGAGATCGGCGAGGGGACCAGCGAGGTCATGCGCATCCTGATCGCCCGCTCTCTGGGGCTCTGA
- a CDS encoding ATP-binding cassette domain-containing protein translates to MSVIAVHGLGKRFGEVVAVDDLSFEVDEGKVTGFLGPNGAGKTTTLRMLLGLVTPTTGTATIGGRTYRELDEPIREVGAVLEATGFYPGRSARDHLRVLAVEGGLPDAERLADEVLGLVGLTDSARRRVEGFSLGMRQRLSLAAALLGDPRVLILDEPANGLDPEGIHWLRGFLRHMADQGRTVLVSSHALAEVAQTADEVVIIARGRMVAHSTLEALTARATPSVLVRSPDAGALHGLLTRNGIKAELDGDDRVVATDTTTEAVGRLAGSACLVLYELRMDRSNLEEVFLELTTHENEETQEERPWGA, encoded by the coding sequence ATGTCGGTCATCGCCGTGCACGGGCTCGGCAAGCGCTTCGGGGAGGTCGTCGCCGTCGACGACCTGTCCTTCGAGGTCGACGAGGGCAAGGTGACGGGCTTCCTCGGCCCCAACGGGGCCGGGAAGACGACCACGCTGCGGATGCTCCTCGGGCTCGTCACCCCGACCACCGGCACCGCCACCATCGGCGGCCGGACCTACCGGGAGCTGGACGAGCCGATCCGGGAGGTCGGCGCGGTGCTCGAGGCGACCGGCTTCTACCCCGGCCGCAGCGCCCGCGACCACCTGCGCGTCCTGGCCGTCGAGGGCGGCCTGCCCGACGCGGAGCGCCTGGCCGACGAGGTCCTCGGCCTGGTCGGCCTGACCGACAGCGCACGCCGGCGGGTCGAGGGGTTCTCCCTCGGCATGCGCCAGCGGCTCAGCCTCGCCGCAGCGCTGCTGGGCGACCCGAGGGTGCTGATCCTGGACGAGCCCGCCAACGGCCTGGACCCCGAGGGGATCCACTGGCTGCGCGGGTTCCTGCGCCACATGGCCGACCAGGGCCGCACCGTGCTGGTGTCGAGCCACGCGCTGGCCGAGGTGGCCCAGACGGCCGACGAGGTCGTGATCATCGCCCGGGGCCGGATGGTCGCCCACTCCACCCTGGAGGCGCTGACCGCCCGGGCGACCCCGTCGGTGCTGGTGCGTTCGCCGGACGCCGGCGCCCTGCACGGCCTGCTCACCAGGAACGGCATCAAGGCGGAGCTGGACGGCGACGACCGGGTGGTCGCCACCGACACCACCACCGAGGCGGTCGGCCGCCTGGCCGGCTCCGCCTGCCTGGTGCTCTACGAGCTCCGCATGGACCGCTCCAACCTCGAGGAGGTCTTCCTCGAGCTGACCACCCACGAGAACGAGGAGACCCAGGAGGAACGGCCATGGGGCGCCTGA
- a CDS encoding NAD-dependent epimerase/dehydratase family protein produces MRTLVTGGAGFIGSALVDRLAHDGHEVTVLDDLSTGKLDNLADAFASGRVEHAGADVAGPELAGVVAEVRPEVVFHLAAQIDVRRSVDDPVHDARVNVLGSVALAKAAAECGARLLFAGSGGTAYGEPDPADLPIGEDYPPRPTSPYGVAKRSVEDYLASFRDLHGLEWVSLRLGNVYGPRQDPHGEAGVVAIFCNRLLSGEPVTVFGDGRQTRDYVFVEDVVDAFVAAAEGHEAAVGTRLNVGTGTETSVLELYAALREVTGFGPDPVFAPARPGELQRISLDSRRAEELLGWRPRADLASGLRHTWIWAFQEVNAGSVGG; encoded by the coding sequence ATGCGCACCCTGGTAACCGGCGGCGCCGGGTTCATCGGCTCCGCCCTGGTCGACCGCTTGGCTCACGACGGGCACGAGGTGACCGTCCTGGACGACCTCTCCACCGGCAAGCTCGACAACCTGGCCGACGCGTTCGCCTCGGGCCGGGTCGAGCACGCCGGGGCGGACGTGGCCGGGCCCGAGCTGGCCGGGGTGGTGGCCGAGGTCCGCCCCGAGGTCGTGTTCCACCTGGCCGCCCAGATCGACGTGCGCCGCAGCGTGGACGACCCGGTGCACGACGCCCGCGTCAACGTGCTCGGTTCGGTCGCGCTGGCCAAGGCGGCGGCCGAGTGCGGCGCCCGGCTGCTGTTCGCCGGGTCGGGCGGCACCGCCTACGGCGAGCCGGACCCGGCCGACCTGCCGATCGGCGAGGACTACCCGCCGCGGCCCACCAGCCCCTACGGCGTGGCCAAGCGGTCGGTCGAGGACTACCTGGCCAGCTTCCGCGACCTCCACGGGCTCGAGTGGGTCAGCCTGCGGCTCGGCAACGTCTACGGCCCCCGCCAGGACCCCCACGGTGAGGCAGGGGTGGTGGCGATCTTCTGCAACCGGCTGCTGTCCGGCGAGCCGGTGACGGTCTTCGGGGACGGCAGGCAGACCCGGGACTACGTGTTCGTCGAGGACGTCGTGGACGCCTTCGTGGCCGCCGCCGAGGGGCACGAGGCCGCGGTGGGGACCAGGCTGAACGTCGGCACCGGCACCGAGACCTCGGTGCTCGAGCTGTACGCGGCCCTGCGCGAGGTGACCGGGTTCGGCCCCGACCCGGTGTTCGCGCCCGCCCGTCCGGGCGAGCTGCAGCGCATCTCGCTGGACTCGCGGCGGGCCGAGGAGCTGCTCGGCTGGCGCCCGCGGGCCGACCTGGCCAGCGGCCTGCGCCATACCTGGATCTGGGCGTTCCAGGAGGTCAACGCGGGGAGCGTCGGCGGGTGA